A single genomic interval of Adhaeribacter pallidiroseus harbors:
- a CDS encoding TetR/AcrR family transcriptional regulator yields the protein MSKKQKDQSTEQRILQAAKTVFIHKGMAGARMQDIADEAGINKAMLHYYFRSKEKLFEVIFREAISRFLPKVNATIALDCSLFEKIEIFCREYITVLMENPYIPLFIVDEANKQPYEFLKTMMGNQKPDLRTLIIQIEEEVKKGVIHPVSPAQLILNMMSMCIFPFLGRPIWNFLSGMDQLQFNYLMDQRKTDVAQFIINSIKK from the coding sequence ATGAGTAAAAAACAAAAGGATCAAAGTACGGAACAGCGCATTTTACAAGCTGCCAAAACAGTTTTTATTCATAAAGGCATGGCTGGAGCACGCATGCAGGATATTGCCGATGAGGCCGGTATTAACAAAGCAATGCTTCATTATTATTTCCGAAGCAAAGAAAAACTATTCGAAGTTATTTTCCGGGAAGCGATCAGTAGGTTTTTGCCGAAAGTTAATGCTACCATTGCTCTGGATTGTTCTTTATTCGAGAAGATTGAGATTTTTTGTCGGGAGTACATTACAGTGCTGATGGAGAACCCCTATATTCCTTTATTTATCGTGGATGAAGCTAATAAGCAACCCTATGAGTTCCTGAAAACCATGATGGGAAATCAAAAACCAGACTTAAGAACTTTAATTATTCAAATAGAAGAAGAAGTAAAAAAAGGTGTTATTCATCCCGTTAGTCCGGCGCAACTCATTTTAAATATGATGTCGATGTGCATCTTTCCGTTTTTAGGCCGGCCAATCTGGAATTTTTTATCCGGTATGGATCAATTGCAGTTTAATTATTTAATGGATCAAAGAAAAACAGATGTAGCCCAGTTTATTATTAATTCTATAAAAAAATAA
- a CDS encoding iron-sulfur cluster assembly protein: protein MNASELRDKVEETLRTVHDPEIPVNIYDLGLVYEVKVEEGSKVRVTMTLTAPACPAAGDIIFETQSKLEAIEGVTDAYVLLTFDPPWTRDMMSEEAKLELGFL from the coding sequence ATGAACGCTTCGGAATTAAGAGATAAAGTAGAAGAAACTTTACGCACCGTTCACGACCCAGAAATACCCGTTAATATTTACGATTTGGGTTTGGTATACGAAGTAAAAGTAGAAGAAGGCTCGAAAGTGCGGGTAACCATGACGTTAACGGCCCCTGCCTGTCCGGCGGCTGGTGATATTATTTTTGAAACCCAGAGTAAACTCGAAGCGATTGAAGGGGTAACCGATGCCTACGTACTCCTGACCTTTGACCCGCCCTGGACCCGCGACATGATGAGCGAAGAAGCTAAACTGGAACTTGGTTTTTTATAA
- a CDS encoding SufE family protein: MTIDERQDQIIEDFALFDDWMDKYEYIIQLGKELPIIDEKYKTEENIIKGCQSKVWLHADYEGGKLIFTADSDAIITKGLVSMVVQVLSGQTPQDIVKANLYFMNEIGLQNHLSPTRSNGLLAMLKQIKLYALAYQTQTMNAS; encoded by the coding sequence ATGACGATAGACGAGCGGCAGGACCAGATTATTGAGGATTTCGCCTTGTTTGACGATTGGATGGATAAATACGAATACATTATCCAGCTAGGAAAAGAACTGCCCATTATTGACGAGAAGTATAAAACCGAAGAAAATATCATTAAAGGTTGCCAGTCGAAAGTGTGGTTACACGCCGATTACGAAGGAGGCAAACTTATTTTTACGGCCGATAGCGACGCCATTATTACCAAAGGCCTTGTAAGCATGGTGGTGCAGGTATTATCGGGCCAAACGCCCCAGGACATTGTTAAGGCTAATCTTTATTTTATGAACGAAATTGGCTTACAGAACCATCTCTCCCCAACCCGTTCTAATGGATTACTAGCTATGCTGAAGCAAATAAAGTTATATGCCTTAGCCTATCAAACCCAAACGATGAATGCCTCATGA
- a CDS encoding aminotransferase class V-fold PLP-dependent enzyme → MPANLSLETSIQLDIQKIRADFPILQTQVYGKPLVYLDNAATTQKPKLVLDAIQDYYTQYNSNVHRGVHFLSQKATAAYEDARKKVTAFINAKHAHEVIFTRGTTDGINLVASSFGRKFLEKGDSIVISAIEHHSNIVPWQMICEERGASIKVIPVNEKGELVLDTLDELLDDKVKLVAVTYISNTLGTINPVKEIVARAHQQNIPVLVDAAQAAPHLPLDVQDLDVDFMAFSAHKMYGPTGFGALYGKEEWLNQIPPYQGGGDMIKSVSFKKTTYNELPLKFEAGTPSIAEGIAFGAAIDYINSIGLPNIQEAESQLYAYAVDALSTIEELRFIGEAHNRAASISFLVGDAHPFDIGEILDKQGIAVRTGHHCTEPIMQYFNIPGTVRASIAIYNTTEEIDKLVTGIKKAVTLLS, encoded by the coding sequence ATGCCGGCTAATTTAAGTTTAGAAACAAGTATCCAATTGGATATTCAAAAAATACGGGCTGATTTTCCGATCCTGCAAACGCAGGTATACGGCAAGCCTTTGGTCTATTTAGATAATGCGGCCACTACCCAAAAGCCTAAATTAGTACTGGATGCTATTCAGGATTATTATACCCAATATAATAGCAACGTGCACCGGGGAGTTCATTTTTTGAGCCAGAAAGCTACCGCTGCCTACGAAGATGCCCGCAAAAAAGTAACTGCTTTTATTAACGCCAAACATGCGCACGAAGTAATTTTTACGCGGGGCACAACGGATGGCATAAACCTGGTAGCCAGCAGCTTTGGCCGCAAATTCTTAGAAAAAGGCGATAGCATTGTTATCTCGGCCATAGAACACCACTCGAACATTGTGCCCTGGCAAATGATTTGTGAGGAACGCGGTGCGAGCATTAAAGTTATACCGGTAAACGAAAAAGGCGAACTGGTTCTGGATACGTTAGACGAGTTGCTGGATGATAAAGTAAAACTGGTTGCCGTTACGTACATTTCCAATACTTTAGGGACCATTAACCCGGTAAAAGAAATAGTAGCCCGGGCGCACCAGCAAAACATACCGGTTTTAGTAGATGCCGCCCAGGCGGCTCCGCACTTACCTTTGGATGTACAGGATTTAGACGTTGATTTCATGGCTTTTTCGGCGCATAAGATGTACGGTCCCACTGGCTTTGGCGCTTTGTACGGCAAGGAAGAGTGGCTAAACCAAATACCACCTTACCAGGGCGGCGGCGACATGATTAAGTCGGTTAGTTTTAAAAAAACCACTTATAACGAGTTGCCCCTCAAGTTTGAGGCCGGTACGCCCAGTATAGCCGAAGGGATTGCTTTTGGAGCCGCGATAGATTACATCAACAGCATTGGTTTACCCAACATTCAGGAAGCCGAAAGCCAGTTATATGCCTACGCCGTAGATGCGCTCAGCACCATTGAGGAATTGCGTTTTATCGGCGAAGCGCATAACCGGGCAGCTTCTATTTCGTTTCTGGTAGGCGATGCGCATCCGTTTGATATTGGTGAAATTCTGGATAAACAAGGCATTGCCGTCCGTACGGGCCACCATTGCACCGAGCCGATTATGCAGTATTTTAACATTCCGGGTACCGTAAGAGCTTCGATTGCGATTTACAATACTACCGAAGAGATTGATAAATTGGTAACCGGTATAAAGAAAGCCGTTACCTTATTAAGCTGA
- the sufD gene encoding Fe-S cluster assembly protein SufD, with protein MANQITAIPLYLDLLHGFDGWLRSKQTTGNESLLPLRQKANEQFRTLGFPTRKVEDWKYTNVLPFLQETYEFNPYAIQNAAKTAISLDNATIPALDAYRIVLVNGQLQAALSDQLPVQVKIKNIAEAEGEPAFAEHFGKHVNIEKYHFAALNTAWFSDGLFIEVPANVVLDKPIHLVHIYASTGNLFIQPRHLVVVNRSASVSIVESVISDNQTGDFFINSVSEVVVKENAQVNHYNLQTNSKNTRQVSHTEVSQKRDSVYSNYTFSLPESDLLRNNLHVNLDDAYTESHLYGLYLVNGKQLTDNHSFVNHLHPHCNSNEVYKGVLLDNATGVFNGKIFVQRDAQKTNAFQQNNNLLLSNKATINSKPQLEIFADDVKCSHGSTVGQLSQEAMFYLRSRGISEATARRLLVSAFAFDVTQNIKIPAVEAYINKLITQHIPAEQELVKA; from the coding sequence ATGGCTAATCAAATAACTGCTATACCTTTATACCTAGACCTGTTACACGGGTTTGATGGTTGGTTACGGAGCAAACAAACCACCGGAAATGAATCGTTGTTGCCGCTTCGACAGAAAGCCAACGAGCAATTCCGTACTTTGGGTTTCCCTACGCGCAAAGTAGAAGATTGGAAGTACACCAACGTATTGCCTTTTTTACAGGAAACGTATGAGTTTAATCCGTACGCGATTCAGAATGCCGCTAAAACCGCTATTTCGCTGGACAATGCTACAATTCCGGCTTTAGACGCTTACCGCATTGTGCTGGTAAACGGCCAATTGCAAGCAGCGCTATCTGACCAGCTACCGGTGCAGGTAAAAATTAAAAATATTGCTGAAGCTGAAGGTGAACCCGCTTTTGCAGAACACTTTGGTAAACATGTAAATATTGAAAAGTACCATTTTGCAGCTTTAAATACTGCCTGGTTTTCAGACGGATTATTTATTGAAGTTCCGGCGAACGTGGTACTGGATAAACCTATTCACCTGGTGCATATTTATGCCAGTACGGGTAATTTATTTATTCAACCGCGCCATTTAGTAGTGGTAAACCGCAGTGCCTCAGTAAGCATAGTAGAATCGGTGATTTCGGATAACCAAACCGGTGATTTCTTCATCAATAGTGTTTCCGAAGTAGTGGTGAAAGAAAACGCGCAGGTGAATCATTATAATTTGCAAACTAATAGCAAGAATACCCGCCAGGTAAGCCATACCGAAGTAAGCCAGAAACGGGACAGTGTATATAGTAATTACACTTTTTCTTTACCAGAATCGGATTTACTGCGCAACAACTTGCACGTAAACCTGGATGATGCGTATACCGAAAGCCACTTGTATGGTTTGTATTTAGTGAATGGCAAACAATTAACCGATAACCATTCTTTTGTAAACCATTTGCATCCGCATTGCAATAGCAACGAAGTGTATAAAGGCGTGCTGCTGGATAATGCTACCGGCGTGTTTAACGGAAAAATATTCGTGCAGCGCGATGCCCAGAAAACCAATGCTTTTCAGCAGAACAACAACTTGCTTTTAAGCAATAAGGCTACCATTAACTCCAAACCGCAGCTCGAGATTTTTGCCGATGACGTAAAATGCAGCCACGGTTCTACGGTCGGTCAGTTAAGCCAGGAAGCAATGTTCTATTTACGTTCCCGGGGCATTTCCGAAGCAACGGCCCGTCGGTTACTGGTTAGCGCCTTTGCTTTTGACGTTACGCAGAATATTAAAATTCCGGCCGTAGAAGCTTACATCAATAAATTAATCACCCAACATATTCCTGCGGAGCAGGAGTTGGTTAAAGCCTAA
- the sufC gene encoding Fe-S cluster assembly ATPase SufC — protein sequence MLSIKNLHAEVEGKKILKGINLEVKAGEVHAIMGPNGSGKSSLSSVLAGRESYEVTEGEVLFDGKDLLDMAPEVRAREGLFLAFQYPVEIPGVSNINFLRTALNEIREYRGLPALEAKEFLKLTKEKQKLVEFQSKLVNRSLNEGFSGGEKKRNEILQLAMLEPKLSIMDETDSGLDIDALRIVAKGVNQIRSEQNAFVLITHYQRLLEYIVPDFVHVLYDGRIVMSGTKDLALELEAKGYDWIKEEFKTEETAH from the coding sequence ATGCTAAGCATTAAAAATTTGCACGCCGAAGTAGAAGGCAAAAAAATTTTAAAAGGTATTAATCTGGAAGTAAAAGCCGGGGAAGTTCACGCCATTATGGGCCCGAACGGTTCTGGTAAAAGTTCTTTGTCATCGGTGTTAGCCGGCCGGGAATCGTATGAGGTTACCGAAGGTGAAGTTCTTTTTGATGGTAAAGATTTGCTGGACATGGCCCCGGAAGTACGGGCCCGCGAAGGCTTATTCCTGGCGTTTCAGTACCCGGTAGAAATTCCGGGAGTATCCAATATTAATTTCTTACGGACAGCTTTAAACGAAATTCGCGAATACCGGGGTTTACCGGCTTTGGAAGCAAAAGAATTTTTAAAACTGACCAAAGAAAAACAAAAACTGGTGGAGTTTCAATCTAAATTAGTAAACCGCTCGTTAAATGAAGGTTTCTCGGGTGGTGAGAAAAAACGGAACGAGATTCTGCAATTGGCCATGCTGGAGCCTAAACTTTCCATTATGGACGAAACCGACTCTGGTCTGGACATTGACGCTTTACGCATTGTAGCCAAAGGCGTTAACCAAATCCGGAGCGAGCAGAATGCCTTTGTTTTAATTACGCACTACCAGCGTTTATTAGAATACATTGTGCCGGATTTTGTGCACGTTTTATACGATGGTCGTATCGTAATGTCGGGTACGAAAGATCTGGCGCTGGAGCTGGAAGCAAAAGGCTACGACTGGATAAAAGAAGAATTTAAAACGGAAGAAACAGCCCACTAA
- the sufB gene encoding Fe-S cluster assembly protein SufB: MKDSNEIINDFATKEYEYGFITDIEMDIAPAGLDEDIIHFISEKKNEPSWLLDWRLKGYQAFQKQQMPNWQNFEMPEFDFQKISYYAAPKNKKKYESLDEVDPELLATFAKLGIPLTEQKMLAGVAVDAVFDSISVATTYKAKLMELGVIFCSISEAVQEHPELVKKYLGSVVPHSDNIFASLNTAVFSDGSFVYIPKGVRCPMELSTYFRINSQNTGQFERTLIIADEGSYVSYLEGCTAPMRDENQLHAAVVELIALENAEIKYSTVQNWYPGDKDGKGGIYNFVTKRGICKGANSKISWTQVETGSAITWKYPAVILQGDNSSGEFYSVAVTGNKQIADTGTKMYHLGKNTKSRIISKGISAGQSNNSYRGLVQIGNKADNSRNFTQCDSLLIGSHCGAHTFPYIETKNSTATVEHEATTSKIGEDQIFYLNQRGIDSEKAVALIVNGYAKEVLNQLPMEFAVEAQKLLSITLEGSVG, translated from the coding sequence ATGAAAGATAGCAACGAGATTATAAATGACTTTGCCACCAAAGAGTACGAGTACGGTTTTATCACCGACATCGAAATGGATATTGCCCCGGCCGGTCTGGACGAGGATATAATTCATTTTATTTCGGAGAAAAAGAACGAGCCGAGCTGGTTGTTGGATTGGCGTTTAAAAGGGTACCAGGCTTTTCAGAAGCAGCAAATGCCTAACTGGCAAAACTTTGAAATGCCCGAGTTTGATTTTCAAAAGATATCCTACTACGCAGCACCTAAAAACAAGAAAAAGTACGAAAGCCTCGACGAAGTAGATCCGGAATTGCTGGCTACTTTTGCCAAGCTGGGTATTCCGTTGACGGAGCAAAAAATGCTGGCGGGAGTAGCCGTTGATGCCGTTTTCGATAGTATTTCGGTAGCTACCACTTACAAGGCAAAGCTCATGGAATTAGGCGTTATATTTTGTTCCATTAGTGAAGCGGTGCAAGAACACCCGGAACTGGTTAAAAAATACCTAGGCTCCGTAGTACCGCATTCTGACAATATTTTTGCATCCTTGAACACCGCGGTATTTTCCGATGGGTCTTTTGTGTATATTCCGAAAGGCGTACGTTGCCCGATGGAGTTATCTACTTATTTCCGGATCAACAGCCAGAACACCGGTCAGTTTGAGCGTACTTTGATTATTGCGGATGAAGGCAGTTACGTGAGTTACCTGGAAGGTTGTACGGCTCCGATGCGCGACGAAAATCAGTTGCACGCGGCGGTAGTAGAATTAATTGCCTTGGAAAATGCCGAAATTAAATATTCGACAGTACAAAACTGGTACCCCGGTGATAAAGATGGTAAAGGTGGTATTTATAACTTTGTGACTAAACGCGGTATCTGCAAAGGGGCTAATTCTAAAATTTCCTGGACGCAGGTAGAAACCGGCTCGGCCATTACCTGGAAATATCCGGCGGTAATTTTACAAGGCGATAATTCCAGCGGTGAGTTTTACTCCGTAGCTGTTACAGGTAATAAGCAAATTGCCGATACGGGAACTAAAATGTATCATTTAGGCAAAAACACCAAAAGCCGTATTATTTCCAAAGGTATTTCGGCAGGCCAGAGTAATAACAGCTACCGGGGTTTAGTACAAATTGGTAACAAAGCCGATAACTCCCGTAACTTTACCCAGTGCGATTCTTTACTGATTGGCAGCCATTGCGGGGCACATACGTTCCCGTACATCGAAACCAAGAACAGCACCGCCACCGTGGAGCACGAAGCTACTACTTCTAAGATTGGCGAGGACCAGATTTTCTATCTGAACCAAAGAGGGATTGATTCCGAGAAAGCAGTAGCCCTTATTGTAAACGGATACGCGAAAGAAGTTTTAAATCAGCTACCGATGGAATTTGCGGTAGAAGCACAAAAGTTATTATCGATTACCCTCGAAGGTAGCGTGGGTTAA
- a CDS encoding helix-turn-helix transcriptional regulator, translating into MSKASYSLENSLTSSQSATDRIIMVLKTQGAQTAGNLAKILGITGEGARLHLLKLAEEGLVQATSESKGVGRPTLNWSLTALGNTRFPNTHGNLSVQLLQTIKTELGEQVLEQIIDKRGSEILQQYTEELKNCQTIEEKIAAFAAIRYREGYLADWGKDDFGYLLVENHCPICAAATATPAICQSELTVLKNVLGNEVQVRRVDHILEGARRCAYRITVLS; encoded by the coding sequence ATGAGTAAAGCAAGTTATTCTCTGGAGAATAGTTTAACCAGTTCGCAATCGGCTACCGACCGCATCATCATGGTTTTAAAAACCCAGGGCGCCCAAACCGCCGGTAATTTGGCAAAAATTCTGGGTATTACCGGGGAAGGCGCGCGTTTGCATTTGCTGAAATTAGCCGAAGAAGGTTTGGTGCAGGCTACTTCGGAATCGAAAGGAGTAGGGCGGCCCACTTTAAACTGGAGTTTAACCGCTTTGGGCAATACCCGTTTTCCGAATACCCACGGTAATTTATCGGTGCAATTACTCCAAACCATTAAAACGGAATTAGGCGAACAGGTTCTGGAACAAATTATTGATAAAAGAGGCTCGGAAATTTTACAACAGTACACGGAAGAATTAAAAAATTGCCAAACCATTGAAGAAAAAATTGCTGCTTTTGCCGCCATCCGGTACCGCGAAGGCTACCTAGCGGATTGGGGTAAAGATGATTTTGGTTATTTGCTCGTGGAAAATCATTGTCCCATTTGCGCTGCGGCCACGGCTACTCCGGCTATTTGCCAATCCGAGTTAACTGTTTTAAAAAATGTATTAGGCAACGAAGTGCAGGTACGACGGGTAGACCATATTCTGGAAGGCGCCCGGCGTTGTGCTTACCGCATTACCGTTTTATCTTAA
- a CDS encoding 2Fe-2S iron-sulfur cluster-binding protein, with protein MIKLTIIDRDDSSQDIEIPEGINLSLMEVLKASEYDILATCGGLGICATCHVAVVEAPDSLPPVNDTELDMLDTLPEAGPNSHLSCQIRVSEAIDGAIFKIMGESN; from the coding sequence ATGATTAAACTCACTATTATAGATCGCGATGATAGCTCGCAGGACATTGAAATACCCGAAGGTATCAACTTGTCGCTGATGGAAGTATTAAAAGCGTCGGAGTACGATATTCTGGCAACCTGCGGAGGCCTGGGTATTTGTGCCACCTGTCACGTAGCCGTGGTGGAGGCTCCGGATTCGTTGCCCCCTGTTAACGATACCGAATTAGACATGCTGGATACCTTACCCGAAGCCGGACCCAACAGCCACTTGTCCTGTCAAATCCGGGTAAGCGAAGCCATAGACGGCGCCATTTTTAAAATTATGGGCGAGTCGAATTAA
- a CDS encoding NAD(P)/FAD-dependent oxidoreductase yields the protein MITTDICIIGAGPVGLFAVFEAGLLKMRCHLIDALPQVGGQLSEIYPQKPIYDIPGFPAINAQDLVNNLLDQINPFHPTFTLGERVEKLERQEDGSYLITSNENTEIHCQVVVIAAGLGSFEPRKPAVERLEDFEGKGVAYMVKNPELFRDKRIVLAGGGDSALDWTLFLSEIAKEVTLIHRGETFRGAPDSAEKVFSKAEQGQINLILNANVAALNGNGHLKEISVVNKDKSVLHLDVDYFIPLFGLTPKLGPIADWNLAIDKSAIEVNTKDFMTNVERIYAIGDINTYPGKLKLILCGFHEAALMAQSAFKYVFPEQKLSFKYTTVNGIHAL from the coding sequence ATGATAACTACTGATATATGCATTATTGGGGCCGGTCCCGTGGGCTTATTTGCGGTTTTTGAAGCGGGCTTATTAAAAATGCGTTGCCATTTAATTGATGCTTTACCGCAGGTGGGCGGCCAATTATCGGAAATTTATCCGCAAAAACCAATTTATGATATTCCTGGTTTTCCGGCTATTAATGCCCAAGATTTAGTAAATAACCTGCTGGACCAGATTAATCCGTTCCATCCTACTTTTACTTTGGGTGAACGCGTAGAAAAACTGGAACGGCAGGAAGATGGCTCTTACCTGATTACCTCTAACGAAAACACCGAAATTCATTGCCAGGTGGTGGTAATTGCGGCGGGATTAGGTTCTTTTGAGCCCCGCAAACCCGCGGTAGAGCGCCTGGAAGATTTTGAAGGCAAAGGCGTAGCCTACATGGTGAAAAATCCGGAATTATTCCGCGACAAACGCATTGTATTAGCCGGCGGCGGTGATTCGGCCCTCGACTGGACTTTGTTTTTATCCGAAATAGCCAAAGAAGTTACTTTAATCCACCGCGGCGAAACCTTCCGGGGGGCGCCCGATTCAGCGGAAAAAGTTTTTTCGAAGGCCGAACAAGGCCAGATCAATTTAATATTAAACGCCAACGTGGCGGCCTTAAACGGCAACGGCCACTTAAAAGAAATTTCGGTGGTAAATAAAGATAAATCCGTGTTGCATCTGGATGTAGATTACTTTATACCCTTGTTTGGCTTAACGCCTAAACTGGGACCCATTGCCGACTGGAATTTAGCCATTGATAAATCGGCCATTGAAGTAAACACCAAAGATTTCATGACCAACGTGGAGCGCATTTACGCCATTGGCGATATTAACACCTACCCGGGTAAGTTAAAACTAATATTGTGCGGATTTCACGAGGCGGCGTTAATGGCCCAAAGTGCGTTTAAGTATGTTTTCCCGGAGCAAAAATTAAGTTTTAAATACACCACGGTCAACGGTATTCACGCGCTTTAA
- a CDS encoding ABC transporter permease subunit: MASLLITELRKLIPYRTFWTILVIFTGLFLLFVYMGSKVEINGQAAGPKLYNFPDIWLKLAYIASYFNLLLGVLIIILITDEYSFRTLRQQVIDGWFKSDVVLAKFFVILLIAAFGTCVLLGAGLFFGLSYSPDTSANKVIQDIRHLLFYFVQAIGYMSLAMLFAFLIRKNGLAIIAFLVYAKIIEPIIHLRLPDEVDQYFPMKVLSSLTPMPGRDVLESLTGPTLALSPTMALLPAILYISLFTLLTYVLLKMRDL; encoded by the coding sequence ATGGCTTCACTGCTTATAACGGAACTGCGTAAGTTAATTCCGTATCGTACTTTCTGGACCATTTTGGTTATTTTCACCGGCCTGTTTTTGCTCTTTGTGTACATGGGCAGCAAAGTAGAAATAAACGGCCAGGCTGCCGGCCCCAAACTGTATAACTTTCCGGATATTTGGTTAAAATTAGCTTACATTGCCAGTTACTTTAACTTACTACTGGGAGTACTTATTATAATTTTGATTACCGACGAATACAGTTTTCGAACCTTGCGCCAACAAGTAATTGATGGCTGGTTTAAAAGCGATGTTGTTTTGGCAAAATTTTTTGTAATCTTGTTGATTGCTGCTTTTGGCACCTGTGTGTTGTTAGGAGCCGGGTTATTCTTTGGTTTATCTTATTCGCCGGATACCTCGGCTAATAAAGTTATTCAGGATATCCGGCATTTATTATTTTACTTTGTGCAAGCTATTGGCTATATGAGTTTGGCCATGCTGTTTGCTTTTCTGATCCGGAAAAACGGTCTCGCCATTATTGCTTTTTTAGTATACGCCAAAATTATAGAACCCATTATTCACCTGCGATTACCCGACGAAGTAGACCAATATTTTCCGATGAAAGTTTTATCTAGCTTAACGCCCATGCCGGGCCGCGACGTGCTTGAATCGCTCACCGGACCAACCTTAGCCCTTTCGCCAACAATGGCTTTGTTACCAGCAATCCTCTACATTAGTCTTTTTACGCTCTTGACTTACGTGCTATTAAAAATGCGGGATCTGTAA
- a CDS encoding ABC transporter ATP-binding protein, with translation MTPILQINNLSKKYGTVQALNQVSFTVEAGSVYGLLGPNGSGKTTTLGIVLDVLQATSGTFQWFGEALSHQTKRRIGAILETPNFYPYMSAAQNLQVAADVKKVSPQAIPPVLEMVGLLHRQNSAFKSFSLGMKQRLALAAALLNNPEVLVLDEPTNGLDPQGIAEVRELILKIASQGKTIIIASHLLDEVEKVCTHVAVLQTGKLRAAGSVTSILAKEDQVIISLHDQQKALALLPQLPVTLIKTEPHQLTLTLQSGFTSTNLNQAFFANGLVLSQLQVKKKSLESQFLQLTNNPT, from the coding sequence TTGACTCCTATATTGCAAATAAATAATTTATCAAAAAAGTACGGCACCGTGCAGGCCTTAAATCAGGTAAGTTTTACCGTAGAAGCTGGTAGTGTTTATGGGTTATTGGGTCCAAATGGCAGCGGCAAAACCACCACCTTAGGTATTGTACTGGATGTATTGCAAGCTACTTCTGGTACTTTCCAATGGTTTGGAGAAGCGCTCAGTCATCAAACCAAACGCCGCATTGGCGCTATTCTGGAAACGCCTAACTTTTACCCCTATATGTCCGCGGCCCAGAATTTACAGGTGGCAGCGGATGTTAAAAAAGTGTCGCCCCAGGCTATACCGCCAGTGTTAGAAATGGTTGGTTTGCTCCACCGCCAAAATTCGGCTTTCAAAAGCTTTTCGCTCGGTATGAAACAACGCTTAGCCTTAGCGGCTGCCCTGTTAAATAACCCGGAAGTATTAGTATTGGATGAACCTACCAATGGGCTGGACCCGCAGGGCATTGCCGAGGTACGCGAACTGATTTTAAAAATAGCAAGTCAGGGCAAAACCATTATTATTGCCAGCCATTTGCTCGACGAAGTAGAAAAAGTGTGCACGCACGTAGCCGTATTGCAAACCGGTAAACTGCGGGCAGCGGGCTCCGTAACATCTATTCTGGCGAAAGAAGACCAGGTAATTATTAGTTTACACGACCAACAAAAAGCGCTGGCCTTGTTGCCGCAACTTCCCGTAACGCTTATAAAAACCGAGCCGCACCAGTTAACTTTAACTTTACAATCAGGGTTTACGAGCACCAATTTAAACCAGGCTTTTTTTGCCAATGGTTTAGTTTTGAGTCAACTTCAGGTAAAAAAGAAAAGTCTGGAGTCCCAATTTCTTCAACTTACAAATAATCCTACCTGA